The following coding sequences are from one Terriglobales bacterium window:
- the rbfA gene encoding 30S ribosome-binding factor RbfA, whose product MVEPRAPKHQRERRVGAFREEIDLILEGELGDPRIGLAAVTEVVLAPGGKMARVFVRVDGDDEEAEQTLAGLNAAKGFIRHQLTDRMGLRHAPELVFVIDRSERYVSRIDELLGRTKKRKRKR is encoded by the coding sequence ATGGTAGAGCCGCGCGCCCCGAAACATCAGCGCGAAAGGCGAGTGGGAGCGTTTCGCGAGGAAATCGATCTCATTCTCGAAGGAGAACTGGGGGATCCTCGAATTGGCTTGGCTGCGGTCACCGAGGTCGTACTCGCTCCGGGCGGCAAGATGGCACGCGTCTTCGTGCGCGTCGATGGCGATGATGAAGAGGCGGAGCAGACGCTGGCTGGACTGAACGCGGCAAAGGGATTCATACGCCATCAACTGACAGATCGAATGGGGTTGCGTCACGCGCCAGAACTGGTATTCGTGATCGACCGTTCTGAACGATACGTTTCACGCATCGACGAATTACTCGGACGCACAAAAAAGAGGAAAAGGAAGAGATAG
- a CDS encoding glycosyltransferase family 39 protein, producing MDSRRRILVIEVATVVALSLLLFFYGLGNFGLVGADEPRYAQVAREMLHNNDYVTPTLHGTPWLEKPALYYWRAAAAFRTFGDHDWAARLPSATFATALVIIIYFHMRRFRPGAQFGAALITATAVAVIGFSRGASTDMQLAAPFAFAMLGWYAWFETGKKFWLFDLYFFLAVGTLAKGPVAPGLAFFIVLIFAVVRRDLKLVWKTVWLPGVLIYSVIVLPWYIAVQMANKDFFKVFFLEHNLERFATDLFQHKQPFWFYLPVLLLSLLPWTAYALAALASAAKQTWRDWRSSFPGRVRESEQVGDSFPEFLVIWALFPILFFSFSQSKLPGYILPSIPPCTILTADYLRRRTRAAMRPALLLGHSLITALLTTAVLLVPHLVLDPKSVPPTAALSYASVVGAAVFCFIFLLVRRRGARMLLWTTIVPVAFGVFFLLHYAGRILGEAYSSRQVAGYIQGIERDNLLTRIRPVAVLDTRRDVEYGLGFYLDQRIERYERGEVPTVDHILVARAGQHDRIEKLIGSNRKFISFGSPFPGSANPQHLEVLWISSSGSLSR from the coding sequence ATGGATTCGAGAAGGCGCATTCTCGTTATCGAAGTAGCCACTGTAGTCGCACTTTCGCTCCTGCTTTTTTTCTACGGTCTTGGTAACTTCGGTCTGGTCGGCGCAGACGAGCCGCGCTACGCACAAGTAGCGCGCGAGATGCTGCACAACAACGACTACGTTACGCCTACCCTTCATGGAACTCCCTGGCTGGAAAAGCCCGCGCTCTATTACTGGCGCGCAGCCGCAGCTTTCCGCACATTCGGTGACCACGATTGGGCAGCCCGATTACCATCAGCGACCTTCGCCACCGCACTCGTCATCATCATCTACTTCCACATGCGGCGCTTCCGTCCGGGAGCGCAATTTGGCGCAGCTCTTATTACAGCCACAGCCGTGGCGGTGATTGGCTTTTCCCGCGGGGCCTCAACCGACATGCAATTGGCGGCGCCCTTTGCCTTTGCCATGCTCGGATGGTATGCCTGGTTCGAAACGGGAAAGAAATTCTGGCTCTTTGATCTCTATTTCTTCCTGGCAGTGGGCACGCTGGCAAAAGGACCGGTGGCGCCGGGTCTCGCGTTCTTTATTGTGCTGATCTTTGCCGTGGTGCGGCGCGATCTGAAATTGGTTTGGAAAACGGTGTGGCTACCCGGAGTGCTGATCTACTCCGTCATCGTGCTGCCCTGGTATATCGCCGTGCAGATGGCGAATAAAGACTTCTTCAAAGTATTTTTCCTCGAGCATAATCTCGAGCGCTTCGCAACCGATCTTTTCCAGCATAAGCAGCCATTTTGGTTTTATCTGCCAGTGTTGCTCCTGTCGTTGCTGCCATGGACTGCGTACGCCCTGGCCGCTCTCGCTTCAGCAGCCAAACAGACCTGGCGTGATTGGCGTAGTTCTTTTCCAGGACGAGTGCGAGAGAGTGAGCAGGTAGGCGATTCCTTTCCGGAATTTCTGGTGATTTGGGCATTATTCCCAATTTTGTTCTTCTCGTTCTCGCAGTCGAAGCTGCCGGGCTACATTCTGCCGTCAATCCCGCCATGCACAATTCTTACGGCTGACTATCTGCGTCGCAGAACACGGGCCGCCATGCGCCCTGCCCTGCTGCTTGGCCACTCCTTGATTACCGCGCTGCTCACAACCGCGGTGTTGCTCGTACCGCATCTTGTACTCGACCCCAAATCGGTCCCCCCAACCGCTGCGCTAAGTTACGCGAGTGTCGTAGGGGCCGCGGTGTTTTGTTTCATCTTCCTTCTGGTGCGACGCCGAGGAGCGAGGATGCTTTTGTGGACCACCATAGTTCCTGTAGCATTTGGGGTCTTTTTTCTGCTGCACTATGCCGGGCGGATTCTCGGAGAAGCCTATTCGAGCCGTCAGGTTGCGGGTTACATACAAGGGATAGAACGTGATAATCTCCTGACCCGCATTCGTCCAGTTGCCGTGCTCGATACACGGCGTGATGTGGAGTATGGCCTGGGTTTCTATCTCGACCAGCGGATTGAACGTTACGAGCGGGGAGAGGTCCCGACTGTGGATCACATCCTCGTGGCACGGGCGGGTCAGCATGACAGGATCGAGAAGCTCATTGGATCGAATCGGAAGTTTATTTCGTTCGGTTCTCCGTTTCCCGGCAGCGCGAATCCGCAGCATTTGGAGGTGCTCTGGATTTCGTCAAGTGGATCGCTGTCAAGGTAA
- a CDS encoding bifunctional oligoribonuclease/PAP phosphatase NrnA, which translates to MMDQVLKQIEQRDAFLLTSHARPDGDAIGSLLALYQMLRQKGKTSQVIMSDAVPLIYNPLPYAEVILHASQIPEGAPQAAIILECDSVQRTRLQGLEGRFLINIDHHSSARNFADVNWIDVGACAVAEMVYRLGRAAHVSMTPEMATCLYTAILTDTGAFCYAGTDEHTFELAQQLVRSGANPVDIAHHVYFSNPTSKMRLLGMALSNLHREGGLAYMHISSAEMERSGGLEEDCEGLVNYALSIQGVEVALFFRELADGRYRVSLRSKGQVNVAAVAEQFGGGGHACASGCAVSGPLSRSLELILAQLRAVFSPGGRGPEATA; encoded by the coding sequence ATGATGGATCAGGTGCTCAAGCAAATCGAGCAGCGCGACGCCTTTCTGCTTACGTCGCACGCTCGGCCCGATGGAGACGCCATCGGGTCATTGCTGGCCCTCTATCAAATGCTTCGGCAAAAGGGAAAAACCAGCCAGGTCATCATGAGCGATGCAGTTCCGCTAATCTATAACCCGCTTCCTTACGCTGAAGTGATTCTGCACGCTTCCCAGATTCCGGAAGGTGCTCCCCAGGCCGCGATCATCCTCGAGTGCGACAGCGTCCAGCGCACGCGACTGCAAGGACTCGAGGGCCGCTTCCTGATCAACATCGATCACCACAGCAGCGCTCGAAACTTTGCCGATGTCAATTGGATTGACGTCGGCGCTTGTGCGGTGGCCGAAATGGTTTATCGCCTGGGGCGCGCCGCACATGTAAGCATGACTCCCGAAATGGCAACGTGCCTGTACACAGCAATCCTTACGGATACTGGAGCGTTTTGTTATGCCGGCACCGACGAGCACACATTCGAGTTGGCGCAGCAATTAGTGCGCAGCGGAGCCAACCCAGTGGATATCGCTCATCATGTGTACTTTTCCAACCCAACTTCGAAGATGAGGCTGCTGGGAATGGCTTTATCGAACCTCCACCGCGAAGGAGGCTTGGCCTATATGCATATTTCGTCCGCCGAGATGGAGCGCAGCGGCGGGCTGGAAGAGGACTGCGAGGGGCTCGTAAATTACGCGTTGAGCATTCAAGGAGTTGAGGTAGCACTCTTTTTTCGCGAACTTGCGGACGGACGGTATCGCGTGAGCCTGCGCAGCAAGGGCCAGGTGAACGTCGCCGCAGTGGCTGAACAATTTGGTGGCGGGGGGCACGCCTGTGCCAGTGGTTGCGCGGTATCTGGTCCGCTATCGAGATCCCTCGAACTGATTCTGGCCCAACTCCGCGCCGTATTTTCTCCTGGCGGACGCGGGCCCGAGGCGACGGCCTGA
- a CDS encoding GNAT family N-acetyltransferase produces the protein MALRNARSAAAVRQVHEVVDYLPVEIIDLRHFGATELRPLLMEEARLWSERMNWDYQSSAEMILRYLDSKILPGYAAVDEGRVVGYSFFVYEGSKGVVGDMFTAAHSQPDLNERLLNHVTETLQNSPGIHRIEAQLLLHDTGSTMASFVRRGFRRFPRLFMSLPLRPAPEFRVPDLRGIILRPWAEQDFQAGANVIMQAYAGHVDSEINDQYRSIAGSLRFLNNIVRFPGCGTFDPASSLTAVHTASRSIIGMLLCSRVRDDVGHVTQVCVLPEYRGQGLARTMMASCLRSLLERKFSELSLTVTGANHNAVALYERLGFHTRRVFDAFVWEG, from the coding sequence TTGGCCCTAAGAAATGCCAGAAGCGCAGCCGCTGTAAGACAAGTCCACGAAGTTGTGGACTATTTGCCCGTGGAAATCATCGATCTTCGTCATTTCGGAGCCACTGAGTTGCGTCCTCTGTTGATGGAGGAAGCGCGGCTTTGGTCGGAGCGGATGAATTGGGACTACCAGAGCTCTGCCGAGATGATTCTTCGTTATCTCGACTCCAAAATACTTCCGGGATACGCCGCCGTCGATGAAGGCAGGGTCGTCGGCTACTCGTTCTTCGTTTATGAAGGCAGCAAAGGCGTGGTTGGCGACATGTTCACCGCAGCGCATTCGCAACCCGATCTCAACGAACGGCTGCTGAACCACGTAACCGAGACGCTGCAGAACTCTCCTGGCATCCACCGAATCGAAGCGCAGTTGCTGTTGCACGACACGGGTTCCACGATGGCTTCGTTCGTACGTCGCGGATTTCGGCGCTTTCCTCGTCTATTCATGTCGCTCCCACTGCGACCGGCTCCTGAGTTTCGAGTACCAGATCTTCGCGGTATCATTCTGCGTCCGTGGGCGGAGCAAGACTTTCAGGCCGGCGCGAATGTCATCATGCAAGCCTATGCAGGGCATGTGGACTCCGAAATCAATGATCAGTATCGAAGCATCGCCGGCTCCTTGCGGTTCCTGAATAATATTGTTCGCTTTCCCGGCTGCGGGACTTTCGATCCGGCATCGTCGCTTACCGCCGTGCATACTGCCTCGCGTTCCATCATTGGAATGCTCTTATGTTCGCGCGTGCGGGACGATGTTGGGCACGTGACACAAGTGTGCGTTCTGCCCGAATATCGCGGCCAGGGGCTGGCCCGTACGATGATGGCTTCCTGTCTACGTAGCCTCCTCGAACGCAAGTTTTCCGAACTTTCCCTGACGGTTACCGGGGCCAACCACAATGCCGTAGCACTCTACGAACGGCTCGGATTCCACACGCGGAGAGTGTTCGACGCATTCGTTTGGGAAGGCTGA